In Listeria monocytogenes, the following proteins share a genomic window:
- a CDS encoding histidine phosphatase family protein, with translation MKKNIFKLLMALCAVLLIAGCGNSTSADKKETKETKEDGTVTFYVVRHGKTMLNTTDRVQGWSDAVLTPAGEEVVKSAGKGLKDVDFSAAYSSDSGRAIQTANLILKESDKSADKEVQTDQRFREFNFGSYEGDLNENMWTDIAKSQGKTLEEWQKAGISPKGFADSVAALDKTRVKEGENWPAEDYATIQARLKEGLTDVAKKESKNGDSNVLLVSHGLSIGALLDTIEPGYKLPAEGIKNASVTKITYKDGKFTIGDVNDLSYVEKGSK, from the coding sequence ATGAAGAAAAATATTTTTAAATTGTTGATGGCGTTATGCGCAGTACTATTAATTGCAGGTTGCGGTAACAGTACATCTGCAGACAAAAAAGAGACAAAAGAAACTAAAGAAGATGGCACTGTGACATTTTATGTAGTACGTCATGGTAAAACAATGCTAAACACAACTGACCGTGTACAAGGTTGGTCTGATGCGGTTCTTACTCCCGCTGGTGAAGAAGTTGTTAAAAGCGCTGGTAAAGGCTTAAAAGACGTTGATTTCTCTGCAGCTTACAGCAGTGACAGTGGTCGTGCTATCCAAACTGCAAACTTAATTTTGAAAGAAAGCGATAAATCTGCTGATAAAGAAGTACAAACTGATCAACGTTTCCGTGAATTCAATTTTGGTTCTTATGAAGGCGATTTAAATGAAAATATGTGGACTGATATTGCGAAAAGCCAAGGAAAAACTTTAGAAGAATGGCAAAAAGCTGGTATTTCTCCAAAAGGTTTTGCTGATAGCGTAGCAGCTCTTGATAAAACTCGTGTGAAAGAAGGCGAAAACTGGCCTGCTGAAGACTATGCAACTATCCAAGCTCGTCTAAAAGAAGGTTTAACAGATGTTGCTAAAAAAGAAAGCAAAAATGGCGATAGCAACGTATTACTAGTTTCTCACGGACTAAGTATTGGCGCACTTCTTGATACTATCGAACCAGGATACAAACTTCCTGCTGAAGGTATCAAAAATGCAAGTGTAACAAAAATCACTTACAAAGATGGTAAATTCACTATCGGTGACGTAAATGACTTAAGCTATGTAGAAAAAGGTTCTAAATAA
- the cas6 gene encoding CRISPR-associated endoribonuclease Cas6 produces the protein MRLKINCDFDSKIIPKDFQSKVVSLFKAGIMKSSPERYENLFGGNKHKQYTFSVYLPKPQNKGAEIQLNEANCIINFSTGDAETGIIFYNALMSLRGSKVLFGAGNHITVKNIQIVPEKKIIGKRTVLRTLSPVVSRDHNRETFKNWFYSFEDEEFEPTLKRNMLPYLIDAFGEQARYDLEKLKITPISMKKVVVYCHEIHIESSVGIFELEAEAYLQKYLVENGLGTMTGSGFGMIEQL, from the coding sequence ATGAGATTAAAGATAAATTGTGATTTTGATTCTAAAATAATCCCAAAAGATTTCCAAAGTAAAGTTGTTAGTCTATTCAAAGCAGGAATTATGAAATCGAGTCCAGAGAGATATGAGAATTTATTTGGCGGGAATAAGCATAAGCAATATACATTTTCAGTGTACCTTCCCAAACCTCAAAATAAAGGTGCAGAAATTCAGTTAAATGAAGCAAATTGTATTATTAATTTTTCAACGGGAGATGCGGAAACGGGAATCATTTTTTATAATGCATTGATGAGTTTGAGAGGTAGCAAAGTTTTATTTGGAGCTGGGAATCATATTACGGTAAAAAACATTCAAATAGTCCCGGAGAAAAAAATTATCGGCAAACGAACAGTTTTGAGAACGCTTTCACCTGTGGTTAGTAGAGATCATAATAGAGAAACATTCAAGAATTGGTTTTACAGTTTTGAGGATGAGGAATTTGAGCCAACTTTGAAAAGAAACATGTTGCCTTATTTAATAGATGCATTTGGTGAGCAAGCTCGTTATGATTTGGAGAAATTGAAAATAACACCAATTTCGATGAAGAAAGTAGTCGTTTATTGCCACGAGATACATATTGAAAGCTCAGTTGGGATTTTTGAATTGGAGGCTGAGGCTTATTTGCAGAAGTATTTGGTGGAGAATGGGCTTGGGACGATGACGGGATCAGGGTTTGGTATGATAGAGCAGCTTTAG
- the cas8a1 gene encoding type I-B CRISPR-associated protein Cas8b1/Cst1 — protein MQTEIELRADDWLINAGLVGFLNIVGKENVRINGQSIYFKADLLVGFEDKYFNFFIQEYKETLAWFKIVSYKDTMERFRAEDFASFDEKALNDLNKYMKDVVKFYLKKSNYIKVFSLIDAKANVTKWLENLNAINLTKKQQWEDVKVDIVEKVKRNYIQLDFIIDFCLGEKGLKYLGAKNLIYSVINKGWTGTSFLYTKTKFADPYLDYKTSFLDPVLDYVDSDLSKAKYNCFNCNLPIKNLKTGLSFMNDIGFDIEKKTSHVWDFNNDVATCPICRLIYSCVPAGFTYVYGEGMFVNDSYGVEELHRVNERMRNSILRFNQDGINSTNTYRALVESITMEHENNRRYELADIQLVRYENEHYRFNLLSKKMLHIVNDSKGILKSLIRCGYKEGNLNVNLYKEVIQHLMNNENLFTLIHKLIYYKQTSVNGLYYNMGHVSGILDINTKFLKEMEVMTNISQNQLWFVQNCGKEFKEGYVKKKSENKISGITYKLLNSLKVNDKDGFMDTLLNSYSYLSMPIPDVFIKMFSNNEAFKSVGYAFMLGVGGEKTKKENGGNTDEK, from the coding sequence ATGCAAACAGAAATTGAATTAAGGGCAGATGATTGGCTGATAAACGCAGGTTTAGTAGGATTTCTAAATATTGTTGGTAAAGAAAATGTAAGAATTAACGGGCAATCGATTTATTTTAAAGCTGATTTACTAGTAGGATTTGAAGATAAATATTTTAATTTTTTCATTCAAGAGTACAAAGAAACATTGGCTTGGTTTAAAATTGTTTCTTATAAAGATACAATGGAACGATTTAGAGCGGAAGACTTTGCTTCTTTTGATGAAAAAGCATTAAATGATTTGAATAAGTATATGAAAGATGTTGTTAAATTTTATTTAAAGAAGTCTAACTATATTAAGGTATTTTCGTTAATTGATGCAAAAGCTAATGTTACTAAATGGTTAGAAAATTTAAATGCAATTAATCTAACTAAAAAGCAACAATGGGAAGATGTGAAAGTTGATATAGTTGAAAAAGTGAAGCGAAATTATATTCAGCTAGACTTTATTATCGATTTTTGTTTAGGTGAAAAGGGCCTTAAGTACCTTGGGGCAAAGAATCTGATTTATTCCGTTATCAATAAAGGATGGACGGGTACGTCTTTTCTGTATACAAAAACAAAATTTGCTGATCCTTATTTAGATTACAAGACTAGTTTTTTGGATCCGGTATTAGATTATGTGGATTCAGATTTATCTAAAGCAAAATATAATTGTTTCAATTGTAATCTGCCTATCAAAAATCTGAAAACAGGGCTTAGTTTTATGAATGATATTGGTTTTGATATAGAGAAGAAAACTTCGCACGTATGGGATTTTAACAATGATGTTGCGACTTGCCCGATTTGTCGTTTGATTTATTCATGTGTTCCAGCTGGATTTACGTATGTGTACGGAGAAGGTATGTTTGTCAACGATTCATATGGAGTAGAAGAATTACACCGTGTTAATGAACGTATGCGGAATTCTATCCTGCGCTTTAACCAAGATGGAATTAATTCAACTAATACTTACCGAGCACTTGTAGAGTCTATTACGATGGAGCATGAAAATAATCGTCGCTATGAACTTGCAGACATTCAGTTAGTTAGATACGAAAATGAGCACTATCGTTTTAATTTACTTTCTAAAAAAATGTTGCATATTGTAAATGATTCAAAGGGAATATTGAAAAGTTTAATTCGCTGTGGTTATAAAGAAGGTAATTTGAATGTTAATTTGTACAAAGAAGTTATTCAGCATTTAATGAACAATGAAAATTTATTTACGCTTATTCATAAATTAATCTACTATAAACAAACTAGTGTAAATGGTTTGTATTACAATATGGGACATGTTTCAGGGATTTTAGATATAAATACAAAATTTTTGAAGGAGATGGAAGTGATGACAAATATTTCTCAAAATCAATTATGGTTCGTTCAAAATTGTGGAAAGGAATTTAAGGAAGGTTATGTTAAGAAGAAGTCAGAAAATAAAATTTCGGGAATAACATACAAATTATTAAATTCGTTAAAGGTCAATGATAAAGATGGATTTATGGATACTTTATTGAATAGTTATTCCTATTTATCTATGCCCATTCCAGATGTATTCATAAAAATGTTTTCGAATAATGAAGCTTTTAAATCAGTAGGTTATGCATTTATGCTTGGAGTAGGTGGAGAGAAAACTAAAAAAGAAAACGGGGGAAACACAGATGAAAAATAA
- the cas7i gene encoding type I-B CRISPR-associated protein Cas7/Cst2/DevR, whose amino-acid sequence MKNKGLAMTIIFQAESANYGESLGNISSLKKISRNNGDQYTYISRQAIRYNLMDQIGEKEAPVKAEGGGDKKVIQFLSEATITDFPELDFFGYLKTEKGSGGQKRSAKVRLSNAISLETFKGDLDFLTNKGQADKLNENMNIAQAEIHKSYYRYTITIDLDQIGIDGEIALDNKEKARRVKKLMDTVAFLYRDIRGRREDLKPLFVIGGVYDVKNPVFQNIVDVADNNIVIKNIKDLLTYEDIKENTRVGIIDGQFANSDEVKAELKAESVPAFFNDIKGKIDAYYESN is encoded by the coding sequence ATGAAAAATAAAGGACTAGCAATGACAATTATTTTCCAAGCAGAAAGTGCCAACTACGGGGAGTCTCTTGGTAATATTTCTTCACTTAAAAAGATTTCTAGAAATAACGGTGACCAATATACATATATTTCTCGCCAAGCAATTCGCTACAACTTAATGGATCAAATTGGAGAGAAAGAAGCTCCTGTAAAGGCGGAAGGTGGCGGCGATAAGAAAGTTATTCAATTCCTAAGTGAGGCGACTATTACAGATTTCCCAGAACTTGATTTCTTTGGTTACCTTAAAACAGAAAAAGGAAGCGGTGGACAAAAACGTTCTGCAAAAGTCCGTTTATCTAATGCCATTTCGCTTGAAACATTTAAAGGTGATTTGGATTTCCTAACGAATAAAGGTCAAGCTGATAAATTAAATGAAAACATGAATATCGCACAAGCTGAAATTCATAAATCTTATTATCGTTATACGATTACGATTGATTTAGATCAAATTGGTATTGACGGTGAAATTGCGCTTGATAATAAAGAAAAAGCTCGTCGTGTGAAAAAATTGATGGATACAGTAGCATTCTTGTACCGTGACATTCGCGGGCGCCGAGAAGATTTAAAACCACTTTTCGTCATTGGCGGAGTTTATGACGTGAAAAATCCTGTTTTCCAAAATATTGTAGATGTAGCAGATAACAATATTGTTATTAAAAATATTAAAGATTTACTTACGTATGAAGATATTAAAGAAAATACGAGAGTGGGTATTATTGACGGGCAATTTGCTAATTCTGATGAAGTGAAAGCCGAGCTAAAAGCAGAATCTGTGCCGGCATTCTTTAACGATATTAAAGGAAAGATTGATGCTTATTATGAAAGCAATTAG
- a CDS encoding CRISPR-associated helicase/endonuclease Cas3: MHKYLAKSNPEETIQEHTDNLLKNYQRLKKLYPAVEIDWYLLELVCLLHDLGKMNLLFQTKLGNASGKGKEIPHGYLSVAFVPDSKLEEMGYSEDEIKVVYQAVARHHERKYDFSDSEWKNEIIRLEEQWEGFNYSQLGENAEYSSEVEMLYFYPGSRIFEGNSVADTETFKKYVLLKGLLNRIDFAASGGIDVELENDFLIDSMDVQLAHFKAENPEADWNALQKYMMQHQNENIVVIAETGMGKTEAGLLWLGNNKGFFTLPLRAAINAIYERITKNIVTTNQAERVGLLHSETYSQYLLHEGNAEMDIDEYYTRTRQMSLPITICTLDQLFDFVFRYAGFEHKLATLSYSKVIIDEIQMYSPDLLAYLILGLSYIDKFGGKFCIMTATLPGIVTDLLLENGVDFVQPEEKFVSSRIRHSMEMVHTEIESEFIKPFFNNNRILVICNTISKAKKIYSELKDHFQGEEIHLIHSQFIKRDRSAKEKAIFKDGQKDSTKKCIWVATQVVEASLDIDFDLLFTELSDVNGLFQRMGRCYRNRALDVDTNVYVFDGGAKVCSGVGIFIDKLIFENSKAILNEHAGVLTEEKKMELVEQVYSAEALRGSEFYNDLIGTINYVKAFDSYELDKAEVRMRFRNINSVSVIPEEVWQDNVEEINSYFVTLRKTSKEISTKEKMIARTNLAEFMVSVPDYLYKKGESVVREINRYESVIEFKCGYSSDVGVFMR, from the coding sequence ATGCATAAATATTTAGCGAAATCTAATCCAGAAGAAACAATTCAAGAACATACGGATAATTTATTAAAAAACTATCAAAGACTAAAAAAACTATACCCAGCTGTGGAAATAGATTGGTATTTACTAGAATTAGTTTGTTTACTACATGATTTAGGGAAAATGAATCTATTGTTCCAAACGAAATTAGGTAATGCTTCTGGTAAAGGTAAAGAAATTCCGCATGGTTATTTGTCTGTTGCATTTGTTCCAGATAGTAAACTTGAAGAAATGGGATACTCGGAGGATGAAATTAAAGTTGTTTATCAAGCGGTTGCGCGACATCATGAAAGGAAATATGATTTTTCTGATTCAGAGTGGAAAAATGAAATTATTAGATTAGAAGAGCAGTGGGAGGGTTTTAATTACAGTCAGCTAGGAGAAAATGCGGAATATAGTAGTGAGGTAGAAATGTTGTACTTCTACCCAGGATCCCGAATTTTCGAAGGTAACTCCGTAGCGGACACAGAAACATTCAAAAAATACGTTCTACTAAAAGGCTTACTCAATCGGATTGACTTTGCAGCGAGTGGGGGAATTGATGTAGAACTTGAGAATGACTTTTTGATAGATTCGATGGATGTGCAACTAGCTCATTTTAAAGCAGAAAATCCAGAAGCTGATTGGAATGCTTTGCAAAAATATATGATGCAGCACCAAAATGAAAATATTGTCGTTATTGCTGAAACTGGCATGGGGAAAACGGAGGCAGGGCTGCTTTGGCTTGGGAATAATAAAGGTTTTTTCACGCTACCATTGCGGGCAGCAATCAATGCAATTTATGAGCGAATCACAAAAAATATTGTTACGACCAATCAAGCCGAGCGAGTGGGTTTACTTCATTCGGAAACATATAGTCAGTATTTGCTGCATGAAGGAAATGCGGAGATGGATATTGATGAATATTATACGAGGACGAGGCAAATGTCTTTACCTATAACTATTTGCACGCTCGATCAATTGTTTGATTTTGTCTTTCGTTATGCAGGTTTTGAGCATAAATTAGCCACTTTATCTTATTCCAAAGTGATTATTGATGAAATCCAGATGTACTCACCCGACTTACTGGCTTATTTGATTTTAGGGTTATCTTATATTGATAAATTTGGTGGGAAGTTCTGCATTATGACGGCGACTTTACCGGGAATAGTGACAGATTTACTTTTAGAAAATGGAGTGGATTTTGTCCAACCAGAAGAGAAATTTGTATCGTCGCGAATTCGCCACAGCATGGAGATGGTTCATACAGAGATTGAAAGCGAATTTATTAAACCATTTTTTAACAATAATCGAATTTTAGTTATTTGTAACACTATTAGTAAAGCGAAAAAAATCTATTCGGAGTTAAAAGATCATTTTCAAGGTGAAGAAATTCATCTCATTCACAGCCAATTTATTAAAAGAGACCGTTCAGCTAAAGAAAAAGCAATTTTTAAAGATGGGCAAAAAGACAGTACGAAAAAATGTATTTGGGTGGCAACGCAAGTCGTGGAGGCTTCTTTGGATATTGATTTTGATTTACTGTTCACGGAGTTGTCGGATGTGAATGGGCTGTTTCAGCGGATGGGCAGATGCTATCGAAACCGGGCACTGGATGTGGATACGAATGTCTATGTTTTTGATGGTGGGGCAAAAGTTTGTTCAGGTGTAGGAATTTTTATTGATAAGTTAATATTTGAAAATTCTAAGGCGATTTTGAATGAACACGCTGGAGTTTTGACAGAAGAGAAGAAAATGGAGCTGGTGGAGCAAGTTTATTCAGCAGAGGCTTTACGTGGGAGTGAGTTTTATAACGATTTGATAGGAACGATAAACTACGTGAAAGCTTTTGATAGTTATGAATTGGATAAAGCGGAAGTTCGTATGAGATTTAGAAACATTAATTCGGTTTCTGTTATTCCAGAAGAAGTTTGGCAAGATAATGTGGAAGAAATCAATTCTTATTTTGTTACTCTTCGTAAAACCTCTAAGGAAATATCAACAAAAGAGAAAATGATTGCAAGAACCAATTTAGCTGAATTTATGGTGAGTGTTCCTGACTATCTTTACAAAAAAGGTGAGAGCGTTGTACGTGAAATAAACCGTTATGAGAGTGTTATTGAGTTTAAATGTGGTTATTCGAGTGATGTAGGGGTTTTTATGAGGTGA
- the cas1 gene encoding CRISPR-associated endonuclease Cas1: MFKPLIADRIIFSLLNKNIITEDDFEKEANFCYMKKAARQKVLQAYDLRMKETIKHRDLGRNVSYRHLIRLECYKLVKHLMNDKEYEAFKIWW; encoded by the coding sequence ATTTTCAAACCACTAATTGCTGATCGGATTATTTTTAGTTTGTTAAACAAAAATATTATTACCGAAGATGACTTTGAAAAAGAGGCTAACTTTTGCTATATGAAAAAAGCAGCTCGACAAAAGGTATTACAAGCGTATGATTTACGGATGAAGGAAACAATTAAACACCGGGATTTAGGAAGAAATGTATCTTATCGGCATTTAATTCGCTTAGAATGTTATAAATTAGTAAAGCATTTGATGAATGATAAAGAATACGAAGCATTTAAAATTTGGTGGTGA
- the cas2 gene encoding CRISPR-associated endonuclease Cas2 has translation MYVILIYDISIENGGAKVWRNVFKICKKYLTHVQKSVFEGEITPALLVKLRMELDKYIRDDQDSVIVFSSRQQRWLEKEFWGLTDEKTSNFF, from the coding sequence ATGTATGTAATTTTAATTTATGATATTTCAATCGAAAATGGTGGAGCAAAAGTCTGGAGAAATGTATTTAAGATTTGTAAAAAGTACTTAACTCATGTTCAAAAATCAGTTTTTGAAGGTGAAATAACTCCAGCACTTTTAGTTAAGTTAAGGATGGAGTTAGATAAGTATATTCGAGATGATCAAGATTCAGTAATTGTTTTTTCTAGTAGACAACAAAGATGGCTAGAAAAAGAATTTTGGGGATTAACGGATGAAAAGACTTCTAATTTCTTTTGA
- a CDS encoding DUF1304 domain-containing protein: protein MAILAFILTFIVMIEHIYIMILEMFFANTKLAAKTFGVEKELLANKKVQTLFANQGLYNGFLAAGLVWGLFFAGAEFAETVQIFFLSCVVVAALFGGATSSKGILVKQGLPAVLALVAVLLV from the coding sequence ATGGCCATTTTAGCATTTATTTTAACCTTCATCGTAATGATCGAGCATATTTATATAATGATTTTAGAAATGTTTTTCGCCAATACCAAACTCGCAGCCAAGACATTTGGTGTGGAGAAAGAACTCCTTGCGAATAAGAAAGTACAGACGCTATTTGCGAATCAAGGGCTTTATAATGGCTTTCTTGCGGCAGGGCTTGTGTGGGGATTATTTTTCGCGGGGGCAGAGTTTGCGGAAACTGTGCAGATTTTCTTTTTGAGTTGTGTGGTTGTGGCGGCGCTGTTTGGCGGAGCGACTTCTTCTAAGGGAATTTTGGTGAAACAGGGCTTGCCGGCGGTTTTGGCGTTGGTTGCGGTTTTGTTGGTTTAG
- a CDS encoding DHA2 family efflux MFS transporter permease subunit, whose protein sequence is MQQEATGGQKIRPIPIIASFLMAGFIGLFSETALNMALSDLIQVFDISSATVQWLTTGYLLTLGILVPISGLLLQWFTTRGLFFTAVSFSIAGTLIAALSPTFAMLMIGRVVQAVGTALLLPLMFNTILLIFPEHKRGSAMGMIGLVIMFAPAVGPTISGLILENLTWNWIFWISLPFLIIALLFGMKFMQNVSVVTKPKIDILSIILSTLGFGGVVFAFSSAGENGWGSATVLVSIIVGGLALGLFVWRQLTMEKPLMDLKVFKYPMFTLGLILVFISFMMILSTMILLPLYLQNSLALAAFSAGLVLLPGGVLNGLMSPFTGRLFDAYGPRALVIPGFIVAVVALFFLTRIEVGTSALTIIVLHSVLMIGISMVMMPAQTNGLNQLPPKLYPDGTAIMNTLQQVSGAIGTAVAITIMSAGQKAYMETAQGVGPEQMVASLTAGIQNAFVFGLIMACIGLLCSLFIRKAK, encoded by the coding sequence ATGCAACAAGAAGCAACAGGTGGGCAGAAAATTCGGCCGATACCGATTATTGCCTCATTTTTGATGGCGGGGTTCATTGGGCTATTCAGTGAAACTGCTCTTAACATGGCGCTTAGTGATTTGATTCAGGTGTTTGATATTAGTTCAGCGACAGTGCAGTGGCTTACGACAGGTTATTTGCTAACGCTTGGAATATTAGTACCGATTTCGGGATTACTTTTACAATGGTTTACAACACGAGGATTATTTTTTACAGCAGTGAGTTTTTCGATTGCTGGTACGCTCATTGCGGCGCTTTCGCCAACGTTTGCAATGTTAATGATTGGGCGTGTAGTGCAAGCAGTAGGTACGGCGCTATTACTACCGTTAATGTTTAACACGATTTTACTGATTTTCCCAGAGCATAAACGTGGCTCAGCAATGGGGATGATCGGGCTGGTAATTATGTTTGCACCAGCAGTTGGTCCGACGATTTCAGGACTTATTTTAGAAAACTTAACTTGGAACTGGATTTTCTGGATTTCCTTGCCATTCCTTATTATTGCGTTATTATTCGGAATGAAATTTATGCAAAATGTTTCGGTTGTTACGAAGCCGAAAATTGATATTTTATCGATTATTCTTTCGACGCTAGGTTTTGGTGGAGTCGTATTTGCCTTTAGTAGTGCGGGAGAAAATGGTTGGGGAAGCGCAACGGTATTAGTTTCAATTATCGTTGGCGGACTTGCGCTTGGACTCTTTGTTTGGCGCCAACTAACAATGGAAAAACCTTTGATGGACTTGAAAGTATTTAAATACCCAATGTTCACATTAGGACTTATTTTAGTATTTATCAGCTTTATGATGATTCTTTCAACGATGATTTTACTACCGCTTTACTTGCAAAATAGTTTAGCGCTCGCAGCATTTTCAGCGGGATTAGTATTACTTCCGGGTGGGGTGCTGAATGGTTTAATGTCACCATTTACTGGGCGTTTGTTCGATGCATACGGTCCACGCGCACTTGTTATCCCAGGGTTTATCGTAGCAGTTGTGGCACTATTTTTCTTAACGAGAATAGAAGTTGGAACATCTGCATTAACCATCATCGTACTTCATTCGGTGTTAATGATTGGGATTTCGATGGTCATGATGCCGGCACAAACAAACGGATTAAACCAATTGCCGCCAAAATTATATCCTGACGGCACGGCGATTATGAACACATTGCAACAAGTTTCCGGCGCGATTGGAACGGCTGTTGCGATTACGATCATGTCAGCTGGACAAAAAGCTTATATGGAAACGGCGCAAGGAGTAGGACCGGAGCAAATGGTTGCTTCACTGACAGCTGGAATTCAAAATGCCTTTGTCTTTGGACTGATTATGGCTTGTATTGGTCTTCTGTGCTCGTTATTTATTCGTAAAGCTAAATAA